The genomic stretch GTTTATTTTTTGGCGTGAGTTATCTCTGCAACGCTCTCTGCTATCCTTTCAGGATTCATAACATTATCCATCCAGTCAGGGCGGAATATCTTGCTGAAGGCTTTTTTTGCGGCAAGCTGAGCGCCATCAGACATCGGATAGTCCACAAAACCAAAAACCTGGGAAATAGCGATCTGCAGATGACCAAATAAGAACTCCCTTGCAGCCTCCTCAGGAGCCCCCATTTTTATAGCTTTTTCGAGAGCTTCACGGACTGCAACAAGTACGGTTACTCCTATTGTCTCGACCAGAGCTGGTTCAAGAACCGCCATCTGCTCGACGGTCAGACGATAAGAATTCATAACAGGTGAGTAAATTATTTTTGCCAGTTTTTCTCCTCTGTCATAATCAGTATCCGGCCCCTGATATAAAGCACAGACAATGTGCTGTTTGGCGATTCCTCCAAAATGGTCATTGCGGGCCTCTTCGGTAACTTCATCGTTAAATAATGGCGGATGGCAGGGATGAGCAATGAAGTATGACAAGTCTTTACGTATCGGCATTACCTTCGCATGAGCTGCCGCAGGGTCCAATCCAAATA from Marispirochaeta aestuarii encodes the following:
- a CDS encoding phosphogluconate dehydrogenase C-terminal domain-containing protein; translated protein: MKVALMGAGGKMGLRIVEKLSETEGFEVIYVQRKGPGFDRLVSMGLQPVSNTRLIPEVDVAILAVPDAAIAKVSAEIIPLLPPHAMVFGLDPAAAHAKVMPIRKDLSYFIAHPCHPPLFNDEVTEEARNDHFGGIAKQHIVCALYQGPDTDYDRGEKLAKIIYSPVMNSYRLTVEQMAVLEPALVETIGVTVLVAVREALEKAIKMGAPEEAAREFLFGHLQIAISQVFGFVDYPMSDGAQLAAKKAFSKIFRPDWMDNVMNPERIAESVAEITHAKK